The Glycine soja cultivar W05 chromosome 6, ASM419377v2, whole genome shotgun sequence genome has a window encoding:
- the LOC114415378 gene encoding oxysterol-binding protein-related protein 1C-like isoform X2: MHPFCCVSAISDQASPVKPSFADFAMPPLPAAAAATTVRSDSAPRHSHKHSHSHSGSQREQPVVDVKINDLVGNGISGILYKWVNYGKGWRPRWFVLQDGVLSYYKIHGPDKIVVNPETEKGSMVIGEESMRRITRNRNSYPSQHIRKPFGEIHLKVSTIRESKSDEKRFSVFTGTKRLHLRAETREDRVAWMEALQAVKDMFPRMSNSELMAPVDNVTVSTEKLRVRLMEEGVSEAAIQDSEQIMRTEFAALQSQLVLLKQKHSALIDTLRQLETEKVDLEDTVVDESQRQWNGEEASSRLAQEKFSGTASESEDDNERNDAAEEETDDDDNAFFDTRDILSSSSFKSNGSDYRVSSFSSDDEGFYAFESEDDIDPSIRYVGTNYPHVKRRKKLPDPVEKEKGVSLWSMIKDNIGKDLTKVCLPVYFNEPLSSLQKCFEEMEYSYLLDQAYEWGKRGNSLMRILYVAAFAISGYASTEGRVCKPFNPLLGETYEAHYPDKGLRFFSEKVSHHPMIVACHCEGTGWKFWGDSNLKSKFWGRSIQLDPVGTLTLEFDDGEVFQWSKVTTSIYNLILGKLYCDHYGTMRIQGNQEYSCKLKFKEQSIIDRNPHQVHGIIQDSNGKTVSTLFGKWDESMHYVNGDYTGKGKGHESLSDARLLWKRSRAPKFPTRYNFTRFAITLNELTPGLKEKLPPTDSRLRPDQRYLENGEYDMANAEKLRLEQRQRQARKMQESGWKPRWFAKDKASGSYRYLGGYWEARQRGNWDSCPDIFGQIPSVHISDEGQITF, translated from the exons atgcATCCTTTCTGCTGCGTGTCCGCCATTTCCGACCAGGCCTCGCCTGTAAAACCCTCGTTCGCGGACTTCGCCATGCCGCCTCTccccgccgccgccgccgccaccACCGTGAGATCCGATTCGGCTCCGCGTCACAGCCACAAGCACAGCCACAGCCACAGCGGGAGCCAGCGGGAGCAGCCGGTGGTGGACGTGAAGATCAACGACCTCGTCGGGAACGGAATCTCCGGAATACTGTACAAGTGGGTGAATTACGGGAAAGGATGGCGACCGCGATGGTTCGTGCTCCAAGACGGCGTTCTCTCCTACTACAAGATTCACGGACCTGATAAGATCGTCGTGAATCCAGAAACCGAGAAAGGCTCCATGGTCATCGGCGAAGAATCCATGCGCAGGATCACTCGCAACCGCAATTCCTATCCCTCTCAACACATACGCAAGCCGTTTGGGGAAATCCATCTCAAG GTTTCGACGATTCGCGAGAGCAAATCGGACGAGAAGCGGTTTTCGGTGTTCACGGGGACGAAGAGGCTCCACCTTCGGGCGGAGACGCGGGAGGATCGGGTGGCGTGGATGGAGGCGTTGCAGGCGGTGAAGGACATGTTCCCGCGGATGTCGAACAGCGAGTTGATGGCTCCGGTGGACAATGTAACTGTTTCGACGGAGAAGCTGAGAGTTCGGCTCATGGAAGAGGGAGTGAGCGAGGCGGCGATTCAGGACAGTGAGCAAATCATGAGGACTGAGTTTGCGGCGCTGCAAAGCCAGCTTGTGCTGCTTAAGCAGAAGCATTCAGCCCTCATTGACACCTTGCGTCAATTAGAG ACAGAAAAGGTTGATCTGGAGGATACAGTAGTTGATGAGAGCCAAAGACAGTGGAATGGTGAAGAGGCTTCCTCAAGATTAGCACAAGAAAAATTTAGTG GAACTGCAAGTGAATCTGAAGATGACAATGAGAGAAATGATGCTGCAGAGGAAGAAACAGATGATGATGACAATGCCTTTTTTGATACTCGTGATATTCTGTCATCCAGTTCTTTTAAAAGTAATGGGTCTGATTACCGAGTATCATCCTTCTCTTCAGATGATGAAGGATTCTATGCATTTGAATCAGAGGATGACATAGATCCTTCGATTAGATATGTTGGAACCAATTACCCTCATGTTAAGCGGCGTAAGAAATTGCCAGACCCtgtagaaaaagagaaaggtgTCAGTCTTTGGTCAATGATTAAGGATAATATAGGGAAGGATCTAACAAAAGTTTGCCTTCCTGTTTATTTTAATGAGCCTCTTTCCTCCCTGCAAAAATGTTTTGAAGAAATGGAGTATTCATATCTTCTGGACCAAGCATATGAATGGGGGAAAAGG GGTAATAGCCTCATGAGGATTCTCTACGTTGCGGCTTTTGCTATATCTGGCTATGCTTCAACTGAAGGAAGAGTTTGCAAACCATTTAATCCATTACTTGGGGAAACATATGAAGCTCACTATCCCGATAAAGGCCTTCGTTTTTTCTCAGAGAAG GTCAGTCATCACCCAATGATTGTCGCATGTCACTGTGAGGGTACAGGTTGGAAATTTTGGGGTGATAGCAACCTAAAGAGCAAATTCTGGGGGCGATCAATTCAACTGGACCCTGTTGGTACTTTGACTTTGGAATTTGATGACGGGGAGGTTTTCCAGTGGAGCAAG GTTACTACATCAATATACAATCTCATATTGGGAAAGCTATATTGTGATCACTATGGTACAATGCGTATACAGGGAAACCAAGAGTACTCGTGTAAACTGAAATTCAAGGAACAATCTATAATTGATAGAAATCCTCACCAG GTTCATGGTATCATTCAAGATAGTAATGGAAAAACTGTATCAACTTTGTTTGGAAAATGGGATGAAAGCATGCATTATGTTAATGGAGACTACACTGGGAAAGGGAAAGGTCATGAATCTTTGTCAGATGCCCGTTTGCTCTGGAAGCGAAGCAGGGCTCCCAAGTTTCCCACTAGATATAACTTCACCCGCTTTGCCATCACATTAAATGAACTTACCCCTGGATTGAAG GAGAAGTTGCCACCTACAGATTCGAGGTTAAGACCCGACCAAAGGTATTTGGAAAATGGAGAGTATGACATGGCCAATGCAGAAAAGTTACGGTTAGAGCAGCGGCAGCGCCAG GCTCGGAAGATGCAGGAGAGTGGTTGGAAACCACGGTGGTTTGCAAAGGATAAAGCTAGCGGGTCATACCGCTATCTAGGAGGGTATTGGGAGGCCAGACAGCGAGGAAACTGGGACTCCTGCCCTGACATCTTTGGCCAAATTCCTTCGGTTCACATTTCTGACGAAGGTCAAATTACATTTTAG
- the LOC114415378 gene encoding oxysterol-binding protein-related protein 1C-like isoform X1 — protein MHPFCCVSAISDQASPVKPSFADFAMPPLPAAAAATTVRSDSAPRHSHKHSHSHSGSQREQPVVDVKINDLVGNGISGILYKWVNYGKGWRPRWFVLQDGVLSYYKIHGPDKIVVNPETEKGSMVIGEESMRRITRNRNSYPSQHIRKPFGEIHLKVSTIRESKSDEKRFSVFTGTKRLHLRAETREDRVAWMEALQAVKDMFPRMSNSELMAPVDNVTVSTEKLRVRLMEEGVSEAAIQDSEQIMRTEFAALQSQLVLLKQKHSALIDTLRQLETEKVDLEDTVVDESQRQWNGEEASSRLAQEKFSEGTASESEDDNERNDAAEEETDDDDNAFFDTRDILSSSSFKSNGSDYRVSSFSSDDEGFYAFESEDDIDPSIRYVGTNYPHVKRRKKLPDPVEKEKGVSLWSMIKDNIGKDLTKVCLPVYFNEPLSSLQKCFEEMEYSYLLDQAYEWGKRGNSLMRILYVAAFAISGYASTEGRVCKPFNPLLGETYEAHYPDKGLRFFSEKVSHHPMIVACHCEGTGWKFWGDSNLKSKFWGRSIQLDPVGTLTLEFDDGEVFQWSKVTTSIYNLILGKLYCDHYGTMRIQGNQEYSCKLKFKEQSIIDRNPHQVHGIIQDSNGKTVSTLFGKWDESMHYVNGDYTGKGKGHESLSDARLLWKRSRAPKFPTRYNFTRFAITLNELTPGLKEKLPPTDSRLRPDQRYLENGEYDMANAEKLRLEQRQRQARKMQESGWKPRWFAKDKASGSYRYLGGYWEARQRGNWDSCPDIFGQIPSVHISDEGQITF, from the exons atgcATCCTTTCTGCTGCGTGTCCGCCATTTCCGACCAGGCCTCGCCTGTAAAACCCTCGTTCGCGGACTTCGCCATGCCGCCTCTccccgccgccgccgccgccaccACCGTGAGATCCGATTCGGCTCCGCGTCACAGCCACAAGCACAGCCACAGCCACAGCGGGAGCCAGCGGGAGCAGCCGGTGGTGGACGTGAAGATCAACGACCTCGTCGGGAACGGAATCTCCGGAATACTGTACAAGTGGGTGAATTACGGGAAAGGATGGCGACCGCGATGGTTCGTGCTCCAAGACGGCGTTCTCTCCTACTACAAGATTCACGGACCTGATAAGATCGTCGTGAATCCAGAAACCGAGAAAGGCTCCATGGTCATCGGCGAAGAATCCATGCGCAGGATCACTCGCAACCGCAATTCCTATCCCTCTCAACACATACGCAAGCCGTTTGGGGAAATCCATCTCAAG GTTTCGACGATTCGCGAGAGCAAATCGGACGAGAAGCGGTTTTCGGTGTTCACGGGGACGAAGAGGCTCCACCTTCGGGCGGAGACGCGGGAGGATCGGGTGGCGTGGATGGAGGCGTTGCAGGCGGTGAAGGACATGTTCCCGCGGATGTCGAACAGCGAGTTGATGGCTCCGGTGGACAATGTAACTGTTTCGACGGAGAAGCTGAGAGTTCGGCTCATGGAAGAGGGAGTGAGCGAGGCGGCGATTCAGGACAGTGAGCAAATCATGAGGACTGAGTTTGCGGCGCTGCAAAGCCAGCTTGTGCTGCTTAAGCAGAAGCATTCAGCCCTCATTGACACCTTGCGTCAATTAGAG ACAGAAAAGGTTGATCTGGAGGATACAGTAGTTGATGAGAGCCAAAGACAGTGGAATGGTGAAGAGGCTTCCTCAAGATTAGCACAAGAAAAATTTAGTG AAGGAACTGCAAGTGAATCTGAAGATGACAATGAGAGAAATGATGCTGCAGAGGAAGAAACAGATGATGATGACAATGCCTTTTTTGATACTCGTGATATTCTGTCATCCAGTTCTTTTAAAAGTAATGGGTCTGATTACCGAGTATCATCCTTCTCTTCAGATGATGAAGGATTCTATGCATTTGAATCAGAGGATGACATAGATCCTTCGATTAGATATGTTGGAACCAATTACCCTCATGTTAAGCGGCGTAAGAAATTGCCAGACCCtgtagaaaaagagaaaggtgTCAGTCTTTGGTCAATGATTAAGGATAATATAGGGAAGGATCTAACAAAAGTTTGCCTTCCTGTTTATTTTAATGAGCCTCTTTCCTCCCTGCAAAAATGTTTTGAAGAAATGGAGTATTCATATCTTCTGGACCAAGCATATGAATGGGGGAAAAGG GGTAATAGCCTCATGAGGATTCTCTACGTTGCGGCTTTTGCTATATCTGGCTATGCTTCAACTGAAGGAAGAGTTTGCAAACCATTTAATCCATTACTTGGGGAAACATATGAAGCTCACTATCCCGATAAAGGCCTTCGTTTTTTCTCAGAGAAG GTCAGTCATCACCCAATGATTGTCGCATGTCACTGTGAGGGTACAGGTTGGAAATTTTGGGGTGATAGCAACCTAAAGAGCAAATTCTGGGGGCGATCAATTCAACTGGACCCTGTTGGTACTTTGACTTTGGAATTTGATGACGGGGAGGTTTTCCAGTGGAGCAAG GTTACTACATCAATATACAATCTCATATTGGGAAAGCTATATTGTGATCACTATGGTACAATGCGTATACAGGGAAACCAAGAGTACTCGTGTAAACTGAAATTCAAGGAACAATCTATAATTGATAGAAATCCTCACCAG GTTCATGGTATCATTCAAGATAGTAATGGAAAAACTGTATCAACTTTGTTTGGAAAATGGGATGAAAGCATGCATTATGTTAATGGAGACTACACTGGGAAAGGGAAAGGTCATGAATCTTTGTCAGATGCCCGTTTGCTCTGGAAGCGAAGCAGGGCTCCCAAGTTTCCCACTAGATATAACTTCACCCGCTTTGCCATCACATTAAATGAACTTACCCCTGGATTGAAG GAGAAGTTGCCACCTACAGATTCGAGGTTAAGACCCGACCAAAGGTATTTGGAAAATGGAGAGTATGACATGGCCAATGCAGAAAAGTTACGGTTAGAGCAGCGGCAGCGCCAG GCTCGGAAGATGCAGGAGAGTGGTTGGAAACCACGGTGGTTTGCAAAGGATAAAGCTAGCGGGTCATACCGCTATCTAGGAGGGTATTGGGAGGCCAGACAGCGAGGAAACTGGGACTCCTGCCCTGACATCTTTGGCCAAATTCCTTCGGTTCACATTTCTGACGAAGGTCAAATTACATTTTAG
- the LOC114415379 gene encoding biotin--protein ligase 2-like isoform X1 — protein sequence MLLRNPALTASLLSATTKKLCNHRCSTPAAFMASSGVACSLLVLCGKSLAENETAKAIKTSSTLKLPEDEKLSLVLHSEMDNSVMQGFFQVHSYMDSLSTNQFGRLLIWSPDLNSTHDIVSHNFCELPIGTVCIADVQTKGRGRSKNVWESPLGCLMFSFTMQMEDGRVVPLVQYVVSLAMTEAIKDICDKNGLPSIDVRIKWPNDLYLNGCKVGGILCTSTYKSKKFNVSAGIGLNVNNKNPTTSLNTILKGFYTGAYQFQREDVLAAFFNKFEKFYDLFVNQGFQTLEELYIKTWLHSGQRVVVQEKNEDKVIEHVVTIQGLTSSGYLLAVGDDNHMCELHPDGNSFDFFKGLVRRKLQ from the exons ATGCTGTTGCGCAACCCTGCGTTGACAGCGTCGCTGCTGTCAGCCACCACAAAGAAGCTCTGCAACCACCGTTGTTCTACACCTGCTGCATTCATGGCATCTTCAG GTGTGGCGTGCAGTTTGCTGGTTTTGTGTGGCAAATCACTGGCAGAGAATGAAACTGCTAAAGCTATAAAGACCAGTAGCACACTGAAGCTTCCCGAGGATGAAAAACTCTCGCTCGTTTTGCATTCGGAGATGGATAATTCTGTTATGCAAGGCTTTTTCCAAGTTCATTCCTACATGGATTCTCTTTCCACCAATCAATTTGGCAGGCTTCTCATTTGGTCTCCAGACTTAAATTCAACGCACGATATCGTTTCTCA CAACTTTTGTGAGCTTCCCATTGGTACAGTTTGCATTGCTGATGTTCAGACCAAGGGACGAG GTCGGTCGAAGAATGTCTGGGAGTCTCCATTAGGTTGCCTcatgttttcttttactatgCAAATGGAGGATGGACGAGTCGTTCCTTTGGTTCAGTATGTGGTTTCCCTTGCTATGACAGAGGCAATCAAGGATATCTGTGACAAAAAT GGGTTACCCAGCATAGATGTTAGAATCAAGTGGCCAAATGATCTTTACTTAAATGGCTGTAAAGTTGGAGGCATTCTTTGTACCTCGACATATAAATCAAAGAAGTTCAATGTTAGTGCAG GAATAGGCTTGAATGTCAATAATAAGAACCCAACAACATCCTTAAATACAATTCTAAAAGGGTTCTATACAGGAGCTTAccaatttcaaagagaagatgTTCTAGCAgccttttttaacaaatttgagaaattttatgatttatttgtGAATCAAG GATTTCAAACCCTAGAGGAGCTTTATATCAAGACATGGTTGCACAG TGGACAGAGAGTTGTTGTACAGGAGAAGAATGAGGACAAAGTGATCGAACATGTGGTAACTATTCAG GGGTTGACATCCTCGGGATATTTGCTGGCTGTCGGTGATGACAATCATATGTGTGAGCTCCACCCTGATGGTAATAG CTTTGACTTTTTCAAAGGACTGGTCAGAAGGAAACTCCAGTGA
- the LOC114415379 gene encoding biotin--protein ligase 1, chloroplastic-like isoform X2, protein MLLRNPALTASLLSATTKKLCNHRCSTPAAFMASSGVACSLLVLCGKSLAENETAKAIKTSSTLKLPEDEKLSLVLHSEMDNSVMQGFFQVHSYMDSLSTNQFGRLLIWSPDLNSTHDIVSHNFCELPIGTVCIADVQTKGRGRSKNVWESPLGCLMFSFTMQMEDGRVVPLVQYVVSLAMTEAIKDICDKNGLPSIDVRIKWPNDLYLNGCKVGGILCTSTYKSKKFNVSAGFQTLEELYIKTWLHSGQRVVVQEKNEDKVIEHVVTIQGLTSSGYLLAVGDDNHMCELHPDGNSFDFFKGLVRRKLQ, encoded by the exons ATGCTGTTGCGCAACCCTGCGTTGACAGCGTCGCTGCTGTCAGCCACCACAAAGAAGCTCTGCAACCACCGTTGTTCTACACCTGCTGCATTCATGGCATCTTCAG GTGTGGCGTGCAGTTTGCTGGTTTTGTGTGGCAAATCACTGGCAGAGAATGAAACTGCTAAAGCTATAAAGACCAGTAGCACACTGAAGCTTCCCGAGGATGAAAAACTCTCGCTCGTTTTGCATTCGGAGATGGATAATTCTGTTATGCAAGGCTTTTTCCAAGTTCATTCCTACATGGATTCTCTTTCCACCAATCAATTTGGCAGGCTTCTCATTTGGTCTCCAGACTTAAATTCAACGCACGATATCGTTTCTCA CAACTTTTGTGAGCTTCCCATTGGTACAGTTTGCATTGCTGATGTTCAGACCAAGGGACGAG GTCGGTCGAAGAATGTCTGGGAGTCTCCATTAGGTTGCCTcatgttttcttttactatgCAAATGGAGGATGGACGAGTCGTTCCTTTGGTTCAGTATGTGGTTTCCCTTGCTATGACAGAGGCAATCAAGGATATCTGTGACAAAAAT GGGTTACCCAGCATAGATGTTAGAATCAAGTGGCCAAATGATCTTTACTTAAATGGCTGTAAAGTTGGAGGCATTCTTTGTACCTCGACATATAAATCAAAGAAGTTCAATGTTAGTGCAG GATTTCAAACCCTAGAGGAGCTTTATATCAAGACATGGTTGCACAG TGGACAGAGAGTTGTTGTACAGGAGAAGAATGAGGACAAAGTGATCGAACATGTGGTAACTATTCAG GGGTTGACATCCTCGGGATATTTGCTGGCTGTCGGTGATGACAATCATATGTGTGAGCTCCACCCTGATGGTAATAG CTTTGACTTTTTCAAAGGACTGGTCAGAAGGAAACTCCAGTGA